From the Brachyspira intermedia PWS/A genome, the window TAATAGTAAAAAGTCAATAAAATAGTATGTTTTAATGTATAAGAATACAGTTAAAAGCCCTATCGGATTTTTTTATAAAAAATTAGTCTTTACTTTTTTTTAAAAGATATTATAATATGGTGTACGTGAAGTTAATATTATGTTACTGTTTTGTAGGGGATGACTAAACAGATATAAAATGCATAATATAGATAGCTTTAGAAAATAAAATTACAAAATATTTTAAGCACTATTCATGGAGGGTAGTTATGATTATCAACAATAATATTTCTGCATTAAATGCAAACAGACAATTGAATTTAACAGGAAATTCAATGACTAAAACAATAGCTCAGCTTTCTAGCGGTATGAGAATTAACACTGCTGGAGATGATGCTTCTGGATTAGCAGTATCTGAAAAAATGCGTTCACAATACCGTGGTTTACAACAAGCTACTAGAAACGCTCAAAACGGTATATCTTTCATTCAAACAACTGAAGGTTATTTAAATGAAACTACTAACATTATGCAAAGAATGAGAGAATTAGCTATTCAATCTGCTAACGGTATATACTCTGACAGCGACAGAGCTTTAATACAAGTAGAAGTTAATCAATTAGTAGCTGAAGTTGACAGAATCGCTTCTCAAGCTGAATTCAACAAAATGAACATGTTAACAGGACGTTTTGCTGCTGATGGTCAAACTCCTATGACTTTCCACATCGGTGCTAACATGGATCAAAGAGTATCTGTTAATATAGGTTCTATGACTGCTGCTAACTTACAAGTTGGTGGAGACACTCCTATTTCTATTTCTTCTGTTGAAACTGCTAACCAAGCTTTAGGAAGAATAGATGAAGGTATTCAAATGGTTGTAGCTCAAAGAGCTGAATTAGGTGCTGTTCAAAATAGAATGGAATCTATGGTAAAAAGCTTAATGATCGCTACTGAAAACACTATCGCTTCTGAAAGTGTTATACGTGATGCTGATATGGCTTCTGCTATGGTTGCTTATACTCGTGAGCAAATCTTACAACAAACAGGTGCTGCTATGTTAGCTAACGCTAATATGAAAAATCAATCTATAATGAGAATTATTGGATAATTTGATTTAAGCGACTTATTACAAATGTAGATATAAAGCCCATTAATAGAAATATTAGTGGGCTTTTATTTTTTGTCTAATTTAATTTTTTTATTTATGAAAGGATTTTTATGCGTGAGATAGATGTTAATCTTATAACAGAAAATGTAGCTCAATTATGTATAGATGCTAATATTTATTTAAATGATGATATTAAAAAAGCTCTGATTGAAAGCGAAAAAAAAGAAGAAAATAAAATTGCAAAAAATATTCTTAATGTTTTGATAGAAAATGCTGATATAGCTTCTAAAGAATTAAAGCCTATATGTCAGGATACGGGTATGGCTATTATATATATGGATATAGGAATGGACGTGCATTTTACCGGCGGTAATTTAACAGACGCTATTAATAAAGGTGTTGCTTTAGGATATACTAAAGGTTATCTAAGAAAGTCAGTATTAAATGATCCTATAGATAGAAAAAATACTAATGATAACACTCCGGCTGTAATACATTATAATATTGTAGATGGGGATAAAGTAAAAATCATAGTGGCACCTAAAGGTTTCGGCAGTGAGAATATGAGTAAAATAAAGATGCTTCCTCCTTCAGCTGGAATAGAGGGTGTAAAAGAGTTTGTATATGAAACAATAAGAACAGCCGCTTCTAATGCTTGCCCTCCTATGATTATAGGGATAGGTTTGGGAGGAAGTATGGAGAAATGTGCTGATATTGCAAAAAGGGCTTTACTTAGAGAAGTAGGCACAAAAAATGAAGATATTCGTTTACAAAAGTTAGAAGAAGAATTACTTGAGAATATTAATAAAATGAATATAGGGCCTTCAGGATTCGGAGGAAATACAACTGCTTTAGCAGTTCATATAAACATGTATGCTGCACATATAACTTCTCTTCCTGTATGTGTTTGTACCGGATGTCATGTAACAAGGCATAGAGAAATTGTTCTATAAAAACAGTGTCATTATAGTAGCAATAAAAATTAGGAGCGATAGAAAATGGAAATAAAAAAATTAAATACGCCTTTAACAAAAGAAAAATTATCTGTTTTAAATGCCGGAGATATGGTGGCTTTAACAGGTACTATTTATACTGCAAGAGATGCTGCTCATAAAAGATTAATCGATATGTTAAACAACAATGAAAAACTTCCTTTCGATATAGAAAATCAAACAATTTTTTATGCGGGGCCTTCTCCTGCAAAACCTAATGAAGTTATGGGAAGTATTGGACCTACTACTAGTTATAGAATGGATGCTTATTCACCTAAACTTTTAGAGCTTGGACTTTTATCTATGATAGGGAAGGGTAAAAGAAGTAAAGAAGTGATAGATGCCATAATAAAATATGGCGGAGTTTATTTTGCTGCTATTGGAGGGGCTGCTGCCTATATGTCTAATTGTGTTAAGTCTGCTAAAATTATAGCTTTTGAAGATTTAGGTACTGAGGCCATAAGAGAGCTTTATGTTGAAGATATGCCTTTGATTGTAGCTATAGATTCTAAAGGAAACAATGCCTTAACTGCATAATAAATTTAAATAAAGCTTGGGTGGGAGCTGTATTTTATAGTTTAGTAATAAGGCTAATAAAAATTATAATTTTAAAATAGATTAAAAAATATATAGGGCGGGGTATGTAAATAAATCAAAAAAATAATTTGTTTTTTGTTTTATTTTGTAATCCCTCCCTATATGCTTATTGCTTATTTTAGAGTTAATAATTTTTTTATTTTTTATAATTTAATTCTGCACTTATAACACCCACCCAGAATTTATTTAGAATTTAAAAAATATTATCACCGCACGCAGAGTGAATTTTTATATATTGATTAATTAATAAATAGAATAATACTTATATATAAAGTTTCGCTAACCGTGCGTTATTTATTAGTTAATAATTTTAGAATAAATAAGTTAATTATTAATCAAAACAATATGTCTGTATGCTTCATAAGCAACTATAGCTGCAGTATTCGATACATTTATAGAACGTATATTATCACTCATAGGTATGTATACAGAATTTTCTAAATCGTTTTCCCATAATGATTCTCTAAGCCCAGTTGATTCTCTTCCGAATAAAAGTATATCATTATTATGATATTGAAATTCATCGTATCTATGCTTTCCAAATTTTGTAATAGGCACTATTCTTTTATTGTTGTTATTGCAGTATTCTAAAAAAGTGTTTTCATTTTCATGTTTTACTAATTGCAAATGCTCCCAATAATCAAGTCCGGCACGTTTAACTTCTTTAGAGCTAATTATAAAAGAAGGCTTTGAAACAATATGTAAAGGTATATTAAGTCCTACACATAATCTTCCAATATTTCCTGTATTAGCAGGTATTTCCGGACGATATAAAGCTATAATTATATTAAAGTCATCATTTATTTTTTTTGAGTCATAATTTTACACTAAATTTCATAAATTTATTTTTATTTTATTCTAGTATAGATTATATTTTTTCAATATGTTTTATAATATCTATTGATTTTTTTTGTTTATAAGTTAAAGTAATAACATGGCTATTTAGATCAAATTAAGGTAAGGGAAGAAAGTGAACAAAATAGAAGAATTTAACCAATCCACTTCCAAATATGAATTATATACTCATTTAAGTGAAAAAATAGTATCAGGCGAAATAAAAACATTTTCAGAAATTTTCACTTATGCTAAAAATGTTAATTTTGAAAAAGTACATGACCATAAGAAAATATTAAAAGGTTTATTCGATCTCATACGAAAAATTAATTGGGGGTTTTTTAATAATTTAGATAAAGAACTTTATCCAAAATTATGGTCGCAATTTGTTACAGAGAATCAAAAATATAATTTTGCTGGTGATTTAAAATTAAGTCTTTCAATAGCTGATATTTATATAGCAATGCTTGATATACATGGTTATACAAAGTTCTGCGAAGAAAATAAGAACAATCTTTCTAAAATGCATGCCTTAGATGATTTAATGCAAAATAAAGTAAGTGAAGTAACTAGATTTTATAATGTTATATCACATAGAAAACAGGGCGATGAAATAATTATGGTATGCCCTACGGCAACAGATGCTTTGAGTGCTACCATTGCTATAATAGGTGTATTAAGTAAGAAAAGATTATTGAATGAATACCCAAGTGTAGATACGAGCGGTTTGCCTGAGTTTAAAATCAGTGCCGGAATATCTGGAGGTAATACTAATAGTTCTTTGATTATTACAGAAGATGGGGATTTATCAGGATTTTTAATTAATAATGCTGCGAGAATGCAGGCAAGAGCAAATACTTTAGCACCTAAAGAAAATAAAGTGATAGTAACTAAAAATTTACAGTTTAACTTTTTGAAAGAAAACAGTAAAGTTAAAAGTGAAATATTTGAAAAGGATATAATATCTTTTTATGATAATGGTATGATATCATTTAAAGGTACTGAAATACCTATAGTAGAAGCGATATTCAATCCGGATGAAAAATATAAAGAGCATTTCTTTACAGAGATGGAAGAGCTTGTTAAAAGTGTTAAAGGTAATTTATGGAAGCAGAGAATGTTTACAGCAATTTTAGATTTAATATCAAAAGTTGCTAAATCAATGCCTCCTTTCCAAATAGATGAACATGTGAATGAATATATATCAAGCTATACAAATTCGACTATATGCGATTTATGTGATAAGGCAAACGGAGCTTATGTAGTTAAAGAAAATTATAAAGAGGCTATAGATACTTTTGCTTTGATTATTAAGTTGCTAAAAACTATTCCGGATTTTGATAAAATGGTTTTAGAATATGCAGAAAGCATTTGTGCAGGATACGAAAAGGTTTTGCCTATATATGATGTTGTTATTAAGAAAGATATAGAAGCTAATATATCAGAGATTTTCCCTGCTAATCATATACCGATATTTCAGAATGTTCAGAAGGCTAATGAAACATATAATAAATTGATGAATATTGCTATGAGCAGTAAAACATTAAAAAGAAGAAAATCTATTTGGTATGGAATATTAGAAAAAGAACTTCCTAATTTAGTGATTAATATGTATTCAGGAAAAAAATAATATTTATTTAGGAATTAATTATTTTTGTCAAGTTTGTATATGTAAATTTTATATGTTTTATACTTGCAGAAATATTTATATATGATACACTATACTATTATTAAATTGTTTTTTTATTTTAAGGAGTATTTATGAGTTTGAAAAACCTGAAAAAATTAATATTGATAATATCTTCATTTTCTATAATAGCTTGCTCACAAACACAAGGAGGAAGTACAAGCGGATCAAAAACTTCATCAGATTCTCTAGCTTATTTGAAAGGCGGAGAAGGTGAATGGGTATTAAAAGTAGATGATTTCGCTATTAATCAAACTAATTTTACTAAAGACTTACAAGCTTCTTTGGTACTTCAAGGTGCTACAGCTGAACAAATAGCTATGTATGCTAATGATGCTACTACTAAACAAATATATGCAGATCAGTTGATAAATTCTATTTTATTATTAAATAAAGCAGAACAAGAAAAATTCTTTGAAACAGAAGAAGCTAAAGATTTTATTAATCTTTCAATAAGAAATATAAAATTTCAATATTATGTAACAAAACTCATGGCAGATGCTTCTAAAAATATACCAGATCCTACACCAGAACAGGCTCAGGCATTCTTTGAACAAGCTAAACAGCAATTGACTCAAATGTATGGAATCACAGCATATAATACAGAAACAGCTCCTTATATTGCTCAATTATACAAAAATGCTTATGCCCAGCAATTAGTAGAAAGAGATATACAGGATTTAAAAGATAAAGCAGTAATAGAAAGAAATACAGCTGTATTAGGTGAGGCAAGCATACTTCCTCCTCAAATAGGGGATAGTAATGCTACAGCTTTACCTCAGCAAGGTGTTGATAACAATTTATTACCAAGAACAAATAATTAAAATTTAATATTAATGGGAAAGGAAAAGAATGTCTCAAAAAAATGAGAATAATGAAAAAAATTTAAATCAGGAAAGCTCTGCAGCTGATAATAAGCCAAAAGTTATTATCAAAAAAATAATGCATCTAATAACAATAATGATGATAATCAAGCTGCAGCAGCTGTTAAGAAAGTAAAAAAATTATAGTAAAAAAGAAAATAATAATACATAATAAATCAGATAAGCCTGATGCTCAAAAACAGGATAATAACAACAACAACAATAATACTCCTGAAAAAAATAATATAGCAAAAGAAAATAGAGATACTAGAGATAACAATAAAGAATCTAAAAATAAAAATTATTCTCATAATAGAGAAAATAGAGATTTTAAAGAAAATAAATCATATAAAGATTCTTCTCCTATGGAAGCTCCTGTTGAAGATGTATCTTCTTTCAAGAAAGACAATAAAAAAGATAATAAGAAAAGAGATTACGAGAAAAAAGATAAAGAATACGATAAGAAATCATCTCAAAAAGATTCTAAAGCAGAGGCAGCTCAAAGACAGGAAAATAAAATATTTAATAAACTTCAGGCTAAAAAACGTCAGCAGGAACAAAGACTTGCAAGTGTTGAAAAAGAAATCAGCATAATGGAAACTATTACGGTTGGTGATTTAGCTAAAAAGATGAATTTAAGAGCTTCTGACATAATATCCAAACTTATGGGTATGGGTACTATGGCAAGAGTTAATGATATAATAGACTCTGATACAGCTACAATTATTGCCGATGATTTCGGATGTAAAGTTAATGTTATATCTTTACAGGAAGAGGCAACTATTGAAGTAAAAGAAGACAGAGAAGAAGATTTGAAGCCTCGTCCTCCAGTAGTTACAATAATGGGTCACGTTGACCATGGTAAAACTTCTTTGCTTGATGCTATAAGACATAGTAATATCACATCAAAAGAAAGCGGAGGAATCACTCAAAATATTGGTGCTTATAAGGTAAAAATACCTAGCGGAGAAATAGCTTTTATTGATACTCCTGGACACGCTGCATTTACTATGATGAGAGCTAGAGGTGCTAAGAGTACTGATATAGTAATACTTGTTGTTGCTTCAGATGACGGTGTAATGCCTCAAACAGTTGAAGCTTTGAACCATGCTAAAGAAGCTAATGTTCCTATTATAGTTGCTGTTAATAAAATGGATTTGCCTAATGCAAGTATGGATAAGGTAAAAGCAGCATTATCAGAGTATGGACTTACTCCTGAAGAATGGGGAGGAGATACTCAATATATAGGTGTAAGTGCTTTAACTAAGCAGGGTATTAATGATTTATTAGAAGCTATTATATTACAGGCTGAAATGCTTGAATTAAAAGCTAATCCTAATAGAGAAGCAATAGGTATAGTATTAGAGGCTTCACTTGATCCGGGCAGAGGTCCTGTAGGTACTGTACTTGTACAAAATGGTACTTTGAAAATAGGTGATTATTTTGTATGCGGGCTTTCTGTTGGTAAAGTACGTGCTATGGTTAATGATTTAGGACAGAGAGTTACAAAAGCTTTACCTTCCACTCCTGTTGAAGTTTTAGGTTTTGAAAAGACTCCTGAAGCTGGAGAATCATTCAATGTTATGCTTGATGAAAAAGAGGCTAAGGCTATAGCTGATAAGAGAGTTCAATTAAAACAGCAGGAAGCTTTAAAAGCTAATGTTAAAGTTACATTAGAAAACCTTTATGAGAAAATAGCTTCTGAATCTATGAAAGAGTTTAAAGTAATAATTAAAGCTGATGTTCAGGGTAGTGCTGAGGCTTTGAGAGATGCTTTAAATAAAATACAAAGTGATAAAATAAGATTCGTTTCAATATATAGTGCTTCAGGTGCGGTTACTGAAAGTGATGTAAACTTAGCCCATGCATCTAATGCAATTATTATAGCTTATAGAGTTCGTCCTTCCGGAAAGGCTAGAGAATTAGCTGAAAAACTTGGAATACCTATAGAAAGATATGATATTATTTATGAGGCAATAGAGGCTATTCAAAATGCTATGAAAGGTTCTCTTGAAAGACTCAAAAAAGAAGTTGATATTGGTACTGTTGAGGTTAGAGATGTATTCCATGTTCCTAAAGTTGGTACTATTGCCGGTTGTTATGTAACTAATGGAAAAATAGAAAGAAATGCTGGTGTAAGGGTTATGAGAGATAATGTTCTCATTTATACAAGCAAGATTTCTAGTTTAAGAAGAATTAAAGATGATGTAAAAGAAGTAGCTAGCGGTTATGAATGCGGTGCTTCTATAGAAAACTTTAATGATATTAAGAAAGGCGATGTTCTTGAGATATTCAAAATTGAAGAAATAGCTCAGGATTTATAATTTTTGATTTTTAATAAAAGGGTTATGAGAGATAATGTTCTCATTTATACAAGCAAGATTTCTAGTTTAAGAAGAATTAAAGATGATGTAAAAGAAGTGGCTAGCGGTTATGAATGCGGTGCTTCTATAGAAAACTTTAATGATATTAAGAAAGGCGATGTTCTTGAGATATTCAAAATTGAAGAAATAACTCAGGATTTATAATTTTTGATTTTTAATAATAGGTATACATGTTTGATGTATGCCTATTATATTATTTTTATAGTTGTATAATTATAAATATAAGGATTAAATATGAAATTACATACAATACTTTTTTCATTTTTAATTATATTGCTAATTTCATGTACAAAAAATACAGGTGTTATTGTAACTAACCCGGATTCAAATCTAGTTCTAGATAAAATTCGATATGGTAATTTTCAAGGAATAAAATTAGAAGGTAATATATTAACTATAACAGGAAGTAAGAATGGTAATAATGGAATATATAAATATGTTGATTATTATTTATCTATATCAGCTGATTTTGTAAGTGAAAAAGGAAATAATTTATGGGTGTTACCAGCAGGAAGTCAAGTTTATGTAGTTTCTCTTAGTGCAGAAGGAAAAGAACTTGTTGAACTTATGACTTCTGATAATCCTGAATATTCTAAAGTTCTGAGTAATATATTAAAGCAGGCTTCAAACAATGATGGTAAAATAGATACAACTAAAACTGATGAATTACTTAAAGATGTTAATTTATCTGAAAGTGAACTTGCTGCATTAGCAGATAAATTAATAAAAGTTAGTGATGATTTTGCTAAAGCTGAAAGTATAAAATAATTTTTAAAGTGTAATTATGAATAAGTTTTTAATAATATTTTTTGTTTTTATTTTTTCAATGCATACAGGATTTTCTAAAGGACTTCCTTTATCTACAGAAGTTACAGGGGAAGATTATAGCTGGATAAAGGGAAGACAGATGATAAGCTTTAATCTCAATCCTGGTATTGCTGTATTTACACCTATGATTTTAGATACTGTTTTTAAACATGGACTTTATACAATAGGTATGTTTGGTGCAGATTTAGGGAATGCTGGAAAATATTTACAATATGTGCGTCTCAATTCTTTTGGATGGTATATACCTTCTATTGAATATTCATTATTTGTGCATAATCAAATATCTTTGAGTGCTGGTATTGGATTGTATGGAAGTGAATATTCTTTTTATGTAAGTAAAGACAAAGTACTTGAATTATTGCAAAGTGTTGGTGGAAGTGGTTCTGATATAGGCAGTTTTATTGTAGGTGATAGTAAATTTAATACTTCTGTTATAATTATGCCTGTTACATTTGGGGTGAAATTTTATGGTAAGAAAAGACAGTTTTATAATCATTTCCGTTTGGCTATAGATGCATTTTTTTATGATATTCAAACTGAAAATGGTGTTACTGGAGTGAAAACAAGCCAGACAGTGTCGGATGCGGCTGTTTATATTTCTTATGAAATTGGCTGGAATATAGAATTATTTCCTACAAGAGAATGGAGAGTTAAGCCTACTATTGATATAGGATTATTGGAGATAGGATATTATGTAAGACCTTGGGCTGATAATATGGCTAATGCTTTATATGGAAATTTAATGGCTTTTGCTGTAGGAGGATTTTTAGGGGAGTTAAGTAATTTTTCTACTTTGCCTGATTGGGCTAAGATACTTCTTAATTTTAGAATAGGTTTATTTCCAAGAATAGGTTTTAGTATAAGGTTTTAACGGATATTTAGACTATGAAAAAAATTATAATATTTATATTATTATTTAATTCTTTTATATATGCAGCAAGCTATGAGAATGCCAGACATGCTGTAGGTATAGACTTTGGTACCACACTATATTCTACAGTTACTTTGCCTCTTGTAGGAAATTCATTATTTAAGTCTCAAAATGGATCAAATGAGGAATTATTTAAAGGCGGATTTGGTATAGGATTTACATATAATTATGCATATTTACCAAAACAGGCAATAGATGCTTATATTGGAATATATAGTTTTAGTTCCTATTATAATGGTACTATTACTATTAATGGTACTTCTAGTTATCAAAAAGCATATAATGCTGATGTTATAGTTATACCGGCATCTATAGGAGTAAGATTTTATTTTAATAAGAGTAATAGAGATAATGGTTTTTTCCTACTTCCAAAAATAGGTATGAATATATTTGCTGTTAATGGAAAAGATTATTCAGCAAATAAAGAAGAGTTAAGTGCCATAGTAAATTTTTATATATCAGGTGAGATGGGATTTAAGATAGATATGTTTACAAAAATGGGAGCAAATTGGCCTGTTCGTCCTTTTATTGATATATCTTTACTTGATTTGGGATATTCTTTTACTCATGGATTAAGATTTATATGGCTTCCTAGATTTGCTATAGGTGTAACATTCTAAAAATATATTAATATGAATTTTTTAATAGGTATAGATTTGAATATGTACCTATTTTTTATCTTGTTATTAATTATTTATATTAATAAAAAAAATTCTTGTAAATATATAAAATATTGGTATACTTAATAAACATTTTTTCTATTTTTTAAATTATCAAATAAGGGAATTATTTATGGGCATTTCTTATAAAGACAGCGGAGTCAGCAGAGAAGAAGGTTATAAAGCTGTATCTCTGATGAAAGAAGTTGTGGCTAAAACTATGCATACAAATGTACTTAATAATATAGGAAGTTTCGGTGCTTTGTATGAACTTGGTAAGTATAATAATCCGGTACTTGTATCTGGAACTGACGGAGTAGGTACAAAGTTAGAGATAGCATTTTCTATGAAGAAGTATGATACTGTTGGAATAGATGCTGTTGCTATGTGTGTTAATGATGTGCTTTGTCATGGTGCTAAGCCTATTTTCTTTTTAGATTATCTTGCATGCGGAAGATTAAACGGAGAAACAGCTGCTTTAATAGTTAAAGGCATTGCTGATGGATGTTATGAGGCTGGTGCTGCTTTAATTGGCGGAGAAACTGCTGAAATGCCTGGTTTTTATAAAGATGGAGATTATGATATCGCCGGTTTTTGTGTTGGTGTTGTAGAGAAAGATAAGATTATTGACGGCTCTAAAGTAAGCGAAGGAGATGCTATTATAGGTATAGCTTCTTCTGGTTTTCATAGTAATGGATATTCACTTATAAGAAAACTTGTAAGAGATTATAATGCTGTATATGAAGGTGAAAAAATAGGTGAAACTCTTTTAACACCTACTAAAATATATGTAAAAAAAGTACTTCCTTTATTAGAAAAATATAATATTAAAGGTATGGCTCATATTACAGGCGGCGGTTTAATAGAAAATGTGCCTCGTTCTGTTGCTAAGGGATACAAGGCTGTAATTAAAAAAGACAGTTTTATTACTCCTAATATATTTAATTATATTCAGTATTTAGGAAATATAAAAGAAGAAGAGATGTATAATACTTTCAATATGGGTATTGGATTTGTGATAATAGCTTCTAAAGAGGATAAAGATAATATTATAAATGATTTGAAAGAGCAAAATGAATCCGCTTATGAAATAGGGTATATTGCTAAAAATGATAATGAGGATAAGAGTGATATATGCTTAGAGTAGCCGTTTTAATTTCCGGTGGTGGAAGTAATTTAAAATCTTTGATAGATTCACAGGATAATGATTATTATAAAATAGATATAGTTATTGCAGATAGAGATTGCGGCGGACTGAATATTGCTGAAAATGCAGGAATAAAAGCTGTATTATTAGATAGAAAAGTATATAAAAAAGATTTATTTAAAAAGATAGATGAAGAGATTTCTAATATAGATTTGGTCGTATTGGCAGGATTTTTATCAATAGTAGACAGTGCCTTTATAAAAAAATGGGAAGGAAAAATTATTAATATTCACCCATCTCTTCTTCCTAAATACGGCGGAAAGGGAATGTATGGCATTCATGTACATGAGGCTGTAATTGCAAACAAAGAAAAAGAATCAGGATGCACTGTTCATTATGTTACCGACACTATAGACGGCGGAGATATCATAATGCAGACTAAAGTTGAAGTAAAAGAAGATGATACTGCTGATGTTTTACAAAAACGTGTATTAGTAGAAGAACATAAATTACTTCCTGCTACTGTTAAAAAACTTTCTAAAATGTGATTAAAGATTGGGACTTTATTCTAATTCCCCACCCTTTATATTTATTGCTTATATTATAAATGTAATGAATATTGTTTTTTATTTTTCTAAGAAAAAGCAATGCCCACCCAAGCTGGAATTAGATCTATAGCTTTATTAAACGCATGCTTAGTTATTTTTAATTATATAGTATTACTATGAATTATAATTATTTTTTGTCTATTTAGCATGCGTTATTTACCCATATAATAAATATATGCAGACATTATAGATATCTCAGCATTATTATAGCTTTCATCTGATGATGCTTCCGCTGCTTCAGGGTCAAGATCCCCATAACTAAAATAGCTTGATAAAGGAGCATAATCCTCTTCAGTATTATAATCATCTATGCTAGTTCTTATTATAGAATCATTTAAATCAGCAACCATTAATTTAGCAGAATCATTTGAACTTCCCGGAATATTATTACTGTTGTATATTGTACTTACTGCACCGAATATAAGTAAAGCAGCAGCTATTGAACTTATAGATGCTATAACTCTCTTTTTATTGAAAATGCTTGCAGGCTTCTTATTTACTTTTATATTTGACATACCTAAAAGTATAGATGACATAGAATTGATTTCATCTCTGAATTTCTGACAAGATTTACAAGAAGCTAAATGTTTTTCCATTTCAAAGATTTCATTAGCATCTA encodes:
- a CDS encoding flagellin N-terminal helical domain-containing protein, whose product is MIINNNISALNANRQLNLTGNSMTKTIAQLSSGMRINTAGDDASGLAVSEKMRSQYRGLQQATRNAQNGISFIQTTEGYLNETTNIMQRMRELAIQSANGIYSDSDRALIQVEVNQLVAEVDRIASQAEFNKMNMLTGRFAADGQTPMTFHIGANMDQRVSVNIGSMTAANLQVGGDTPISISSVETANQALGRIDEGIQMVVAQRAELGAVQNRMESMVKSLMIATENTIASESVIRDADMASAMVAYTREQILQQTGAAMLANANMKNQSIMRIIG
- a CDS encoding fumarate hydratase; translation: MREIDVNLITENVAQLCIDANIYLNDDIKKALIESEKKEENKIAKNILNVLIENADIASKELKPICQDTGMAIIYMDIGMDVHFTGGNLTDAINKGVALGYTKGYLRKSVLNDPIDRKNTNDNTPAVIHYNIVDGDKVKIIVAPKGFGSENMSKIKMLPPSAGIEGVKEFVYETIRTAASNACPPMIIGIGLGGSMEKCADIAKRALLREVGTKNEDIRLQKLEEELLENINKMNIGPSGFGGNTTALAVHINMYAAHITSLPVCVCTGCHVTRHREIVL
- a CDS encoding Fe-S-containing hydro-lyase, with translation MEIKKLNTPLTKEKLSVLNAGDMVALTGTIYTARDAAHKRLIDMLNNNEKLPFDIENQTIFYAGPSPAKPNEVMGSIGPTTSYRMDAYSPKLLELGLLSMIGKGKRSKEVIDAIIKYGGVYFAAIGGAAAYMSNCVKSAKIIAFEDLGTEAIRELYVEDMPLIVAIDSKGNNALTA
- a CDS encoding tRNA (cytidine(34)-2'-O)-methyltransferase, producing MNDDFNIIIALYRPEIPANTGNIGRLCVGLNIPLHIVSKPSFIISSKEVKRAGLDYWEHLQLVKHENENTFLEYCNNNNKRIVPITKFGKHRYDEFQYHNNDILLFGRESTGLRESLWENDLENSVYIPMSDNIRSINVSNTAAIVAYEAYRHIVLINN
- the purM gene encoding phosphoribosylformylglycinamidine cyclo-ligase, whose protein sequence is MGISYKDSGVSREEGYKAVSLMKEVVAKTMHTNVLNNIGSFGALYELGKYNNPVLVSGTDGVGTKLEIAFSMKKYDTVGIDAVAMCVNDVLCHGAKPIFFLDYLACGRLNGETAALIVKGIADGCYEAGAALIGGETAEMPGFYKDGDYDIAGFCVGVVEKDKIIDGSKVSEGDAIIGIASSGFHSNGYSLIRKLVRDYNAVYEGEKIGETLLTPTKIYVKKVLPLLEKYNIKGMAHITGGGLIENVPRSVAKGYKAVIKKDSFITPNIFNYIQYLGNIKEEEMYNTFNMGIGFVIIASKEDKDNIINDLKEQNESAYEIGYIAKNDNEDKSDICLE
- the purN gene encoding phosphoribosylglycinamide formyltransferase, which encodes MLRVAVLISGGGSNLKSLIDSQDNDYYKIDIVIADRDCGGLNIAENAGIKAVLLDRKVYKKDLFKKIDEEISNIDLVVLAGFLSIVDSAFIKKWEGKIINIHPSLLPKYGGKGMYGIHVHEAVIANKEKESGCTVHYVTDTIDGGDIIMQTKVEVKEDDTADVLQKRVLVEEHKLLPATVKKLSKM
- a CDS encoding zf-HC2 domain-containing protein, translated to MKNNHEYYEMLISRHKDNDLDANEIFEMEKHLASCKSCQKFRDEINSMSSILLGMSNIKVNKKPASIFNKKRVIASISSIAAALLIFGAVSTIYNSNNIPGSSNDSAKLMVADLNDSIIRTSIDDYNTEEDYAPLSSYFSYGDLDPEAAEASSDESYNNAEISIMSAYIYYMGK